In the Paenibacillus pabuli genome, one interval contains:
- a CDS encoding serine hydrolase domain-containing protein, which produces MNQLMDWETKDAESVGINPEKLKELDNGLNFQLGFINSVIVVRKGSIAYEKYFHGFGPEDPHDVTSVTQGIISALIGIAIDQGHIQSVDQKIIDFFPEATARASVLLKSTLTIKHLLTMTAPYAWKGSDPLDRLRRQKNWTLFILEMLGQKGKAGDFQYSLSSAHLLSAILTRSTGVSTREYANEYLFRPLGIREIPDQKMKSFSKEDVLGKNITGWIKDPQDYNIGGWGLTLTPREMARFGYLYVNRGKWGDKQIVSEKWIEESLSQHLEDYGYLWWLREDNGIFTYIAAGIGGTYIYCMPEKELVVIVASKMDKMIIDRWELLEDYIIPGLID; this is translated from the coding sequence ATGAATCAACTAATGGACTGGGAAACGAAAGATGCTGAATCAGTTGGCATCAATCCAGAGAAGTTGAAAGAGCTAGATAACGGACTGAACTTCCAGCTTGGATTTATTAATAGCGTCATCGTTGTTAGAAAAGGAAGCATCGCGTATGAGAAATACTTTCACGGCTTTGGACCGGAGGATCCTCATGATGTGACTTCGGTTACGCAGGGGATTATCTCTGCCTTGATCGGAATTGCGATCGATCAAGGTCATATCCAAAGTGTTGACCAGAAAATTATCGACTTTTTTCCGGAGGCAACCGCCAGAGCAAGCGTTTTATTGAAAAGTACGCTGACCATTAAGCATCTTCTCACGATGACGGCGCCATATGCATGGAAGGGGAGCGATCCTTTGGATCGACTTCGGAGGCAAAAGAACTGGACGTTGTTTATTCTCGAAATGCTCGGCCAGAAAGGAAAAGCCGGTGATTTTCAGTACAGTTTGTCTAGCGCACATTTGCTGTCGGCCATTTTAACACGAAGCACAGGCGTTTCGACTCGCGAATATGCGAATGAATATTTATTTCGCCCGCTCGGCATTCGAGAAATTCCGGATCAGAAAATGAAGTCATTCTCGAAAGAAGACGTGCTTGGAAAAAACATTACCGGCTGGATCAAAGATCCCCAGGATTACAATATTGGTGGATGGGGGCTGACTTTAACACCAAGAGAGATGGCCCGCTTCGGTTATTTGTATGTGAATCGTGGCAAATGGGGCGACAAACAAATTGTTTCGGAGAAATGGATAGAAGAGTCGTTGTCACAACATCTTGAGGATTATGGCTACTTATGGTGGCTACGGGAAGATAACGGCATTTTCACATATATAGCGGCAGGAATAGGAGGTACATATATTTACTGCATGCCTGAGAAAGAGCTGGTCGTCATCGTTGCTTCTAAGATGGACAAAATGATTATCGACCGTTGGGAGCTTCTAGAGGATTACATCATTCCTGGCCTAATCGATTAG
- a CDS encoding excinuclease ABC subunit UvrA has protein sequence MKSIDIKAARVHNLKEIDISIPKNKLIVATGVSGSGKSSLMFDIIFEEGRREYLQSIGMFAGLEDERKFDSISGIGPTVAVQQSIVRQSNPRSTVGSRTQLLGLLGLLYSSEGQISCSECEALIENGLTCSECGNEEERLEMSYFSHNNANGMCMKCSGRGAYYHVNMEKLVPNDRITVREIFDSIGVTPGIGRVIERNLKSNMDMPYSQLSEEIKDEVINGHYINNNSANQSFCLSRILQIRHKKGEYMNGLYELIACPECDGFRIGEEARRVFINGRHIGEVGKMTLVELKTFFDSVLEQGRFTQSGINLIRDILRKTSSLINARLGHLSLYREMSSLSGGEIQRLFLNSHLESKMESLIYILDEPTVGLHESEKAELLKSIYALKELGNTVIVVEHDKSTIEMADYIIDIGPKAGVEGGKVIYEGSYEGLLQCEDSLTGQYLSGRAKMPDRRLKSDIFQDDASPRLTIRNARTNNLKDVTVSLPLGVIVGVAGVSGCGKSSLISDTLVPFLRSYFRDQSKGSSAANMEDSSNDFEDDSTLIETIAESLDGVEYLSGFAEVSQAPIGRNINSNPITFIKIWDKIRKLFAEQPEARQLHLSAGHFSFNSDGACPECGGSGRKAVFPGATMKIYTTCTECKGKRYNDEALKVRYKGKTISEVLDLQVSEAVSFFEEHKAIVATLEVMERIGMGYITLGQPTSTMSGGEAQRLKLAKEIGKKRKGNILYVMDEPTTGLSLYDTAQLIKLLNELVANGNSVIVIEHNHEVLESCDWIIELGPEGGSGGGRIIAEGPPQALKNNPDSITGKYLELHS, from the coding sequence ATGAAGAGTATAGACATTAAGGCAGCGCGTGTTCACAATCTTAAAGAAATCGACATTTCTATTCCTAAAAACAAGTTAATTGTTGCGACAGGCGTTAGTGGATCAGGCAAATCCAGTCTTATGTTCGATATCATTTTCGAGGAAGGGCGCAGGGAATATCTTCAATCGATCGGTATGTTCGCGGGACTTGAAGACGAACGAAAGTTCGACAGTATTTCAGGCATAGGACCTACGGTCGCTGTTCAGCAAAGCATTGTTCGTCAAAGCAATCCCAGATCAACGGTCGGCTCAAGGACACAGCTGCTGGGCCTTCTCGGTCTCCTCTATTCTAGCGAAGGCCAAATTTCCTGTTCCGAATGCGAGGCACTCATTGAGAATGGCCTAACCTGCAGCGAATGCGGGAATGAAGAGGAGCGGCTGGAAATGAGCTACTTCTCACACAACAACGCCAACGGAATGTGCATGAAGTGCTCCGGACGAGGCGCTTACTATCATGTCAATATGGAGAAATTGGTTCCTAACGATAGAATTACGGTTCGTGAAATTTTTGATTCGATCGGCGTAACACCCGGCATCGGTAGAGTAATTGAGAGAAACCTCAAATCAAACATGGATATGCCGTACTCGCAATTGTCAGAAGAGATTAAAGATGAAGTGATCAATGGCCACTATATTAATAATAATAGTGCCAATCAAAGCTTCTGCTTGTCCAGAATATTGCAGATTCGTCATAAAAAAGGCGAATATATGAATGGCTTGTACGAATTAATTGCCTGTCCCGAATGTGATGGGTTCCGTATTGGAGAAGAAGCACGCAGAGTATTCATCAACGGTAGACATATCGGAGAAGTAGGCAAGATGACCCTTGTAGAGCTGAAGACATTTTTCGATTCTGTGTTGGAACAAGGACGCTTTACGCAGTCTGGGATAAACCTGATTCGGGATATTCTGCGTAAGACATCTTCGTTAATCAATGCTCGCCTGGGGCATCTGTCCCTTTACAGAGAAATGTCTTCCTTAAGTGGCGGTGAAATTCAGCGGTTATTCCTTAACTCGCATCTGGAATCGAAGATGGAGTCGCTCATTTACATTCTCGATGAGCCGACCGTAGGTTTACATGAATCGGAAAAGGCCGAGTTGCTTAAGTCGATCTATGCACTCAAGGAATTGGGCAACACCGTCATCGTTGTGGAACACGACAAAAGCACAATAGAAATGGCGGACTATATTATCGACATCGGGCCCAAAGCAGGGGTGGAAGGCGGTAAAGTCATCTATGAGGGCAGCTATGAGGGTTTGCTGCAATGTGAAGACTCGTTGACTGGTCAGTATCTGTCCGGTAGAGCCAAGATGCCGGATCGAAGGTTGAAATCTGATATTTTCCAGGATGATGCATCCCCAAGGCTTACCATCCGGAATGCCAGAACAAACAATTTGAAAGATGTGACTGTATCGCTTCCGCTAGGCGTTATTGTTGGGGTCGCCGGTGTTTCTGGTTGTGGGAAAAGCTCGCTCATTTCAGATACGCTAGTCCCCTTTTTAAGAAGCTATTTCCGGGATCAATCGAAGGGTAGCAGTGCAGCTAATATGGAAGATAGCTCTAACGACTTCGAGGACGATTCCACCCTTATCGAAACGATAGCAGAGAGTCTGGACGGCGTAGAATACCTTTCGGGATTTGCGGAAGTCTCGCAGGCACCGATAGGAAGGAATATTAACTCTAACCCGATCACCTTCATAAAAATTTGGGACAAAATCCGCAAGCTGTTTGCCGAGCAACCGGAAGCGCGGCAGCTCCACTTGTCCGCGGGACACTTCTCGTTTAATTCGGATGGCGCTTGCCCGGAGTGCGGTGGTAGCGGCCGTAAAGCCGTTTTTCCAGGCGCGACGATGAAGATTTATACGACGTGCACAGAGTGCAAAGGCAAACGTTACAATGATGAGGCGCTGAAGGTTCGATACAAAGGCAAAACGATTTCGGAAGTCCTCGATTTGCAAGTGTCGGAAGCCGTTTCCTTCTTTGAGGAGCATAAGGCGATTGTTGCTACATTGGAAGTCATGGAACGGATTGGTATGGGCTATATCACGCTGGGACAACCGACCTCGACCATGAGCGGAGGAGAGGCGCAAAGACTCAAGCTCGCAAAAGAAATCGGTAAAAAGAGGAAGGGGAATATCCTCTATGTGATGGATGAGCCAACAACTGGTCTAAGCTTATATGATACAGCTCAGCTCATTAAGCTGTTGAACGAGCTTGTCGCGAACGGAAATTCCGTTATCGTCATTGAACACAATCATGAGGTACTTGAATCGTGTGACTGGATTATTGAACTTGGTCCCGAAGGTGGATCAGGCGGAGGACGGATCATCGCAGAAGGGCCACCTCAAGCGTTAAAAAACAATCCTGATTCGATCACCGGCAAATATTTGGAGCTTCATTCATAA
- a CDS encoding galactokinase has translation MTTQPLQLIQSAEGQALLAQMYGQQQVEEQTARYTKLNASFEEYFGVQEGSKLFSAAGRSEIGGNHTDHNHGKVLAGSITLDTIAVAAPTAESVITFYSEGYDKKYVIDLTELTPKAEDDGTTALIRGMAAGFGEFGYKVGGFQAYISSNVFSASGLSSSASFEMLICTILNHFYNEGTLDVVVMSKIGQYAENQYWNKPSGLLDQMACAYGGLIAIDFANPAEPVIEPVQWDFQQNGYSLVIVNTGGNHADLTEDYAAVPNEMRAVAQALGQEYVREITAENIYANLKQVREAAGDRAVLRALHFLEENNRVDGQVQALRDGRFADFLNLITASGNSSWKWLQNVYQSGSVKEQEIGIALALTENYLQNLGDGACRIHGGGFAGVILTILPNDKVEEYMSWMHGMLETPIIVVNVRAQGAVCLNELIG, from the coding sequence ATGACGACACAACCATTACAACTGATCCAGTCCGCAGAAGGCCAGGCCTTGCTTGCTCAAATGTACGGACAGCAGCAGGTCGAGGAACAGACTGCACGTTACACGAAGCTGAACGCTTCTTTTGAAGAGTACTTTGGTGTACAAGAGGGCAGTAAATTGTTTAGCGCCGCAGGACGCAGTGAGATTGGTGGTAACCATACGGACCATAACCATGGTAAGGTACTGGCAGGCAGCATTACGCTGGATACGATTGCAGTGGCGGCACCAACCGCGGAATCCGTGATTACCTTTTATTCGGAAGGTTATGACAAAAAATATGTAATCGATCTCACAGAACTGACGCCGAAAGCAGAAGACGACGGTACGACGGCGTTGATTCGCGGTATGGCTGCGGGATTCGGAGAGTTTGGATACAAAGTTGGCGGCTTCCAGGCGTACATCTCCAGTAACGTGTTCTCGGCATCGGGTCTAAGCTCGTCGGCTTCCTTCGAGATGCTGATCTGTACGATTCTGAATCATTTCTACAACGAAGGAACGCTGGATGTTGTGGTGATGTCCAAGATTGGTCAGTATGCGGAGAATCAATATTGGAATAAACCGTCCGGTTTGCTGGATCAGATGGCTTGTGCTTATGGTGGTCTGATCGCGATTGATTTTGCGAATCCGGCTGAGCCTGTCATTGAACCTGTGCAATGGGATTTCCAACAGAATGGCTACTCCCTGGTGATTGTAAATACAGGCGGAAACCACGCCGATCTGACCGAAGATTACGCTGCCGTGCCGAATGAGATGAGAGCGGTTGCTCAGGCGCTGGGCCAAGAGTATGTTCGTGAGATTACAGCCGAGAACATCTACGCGAACCTCAAGCAGGTCCGTGAAGCTGCGGGAGATCGTGCGGTGCTGCGTGCACTTCATTTCCTGGAGGAGAATAACCGGGTAGATGGCCAAGTGCAGGCGCTGCGGGATGGACGTTTTGCAGACTTCCTGAATTTGATTACAGCGTCAGGGAACTCGTCCTGGAAGTGGCTCCAGAATGTGTACCAAAGTGGTTCCGTGAAGGAGCAGGAGATTGGGATTGCGCTGGCACTGACAGAAAACTATCTGCAAAACCTGGGCGATGGCGCCTGCCGTATCCACGGTGGTGGATTCGCAGGGGTTATCCTGACCATCCTTCCAAACGACAAAGTTGAGGAGTACATGTCCTGGATGCACGGTATGCTGGAAACGCCAATTATTGTCGTGAACGTGCGGGCACAGGGTGCAGTGTGTCTAAATGAATTGATCGGCTAG
- the fabD gene encoding ACP S-malonyltransferase encodes MKTYVFPGQGSQAKGMGEGLFEAFPDLVEKADAILGYSIRTLCLDNPEGKLRFTQYTQPALYVVNALSYLKKIRDGNPKPDFLAGHSLGEYNAVLAAGGFDFETGLKLVKKRGELMSRASGGAMAAVVGLTEDQIKAVLVNNKLTEIDIANLNTTTQIVISGHKDDIDRAKPYFEREGADYIPLNVSAAFHSRHMQEAKDEFEQYLKEFSYSELTIPVISNVTARPYNPAEIVPNLAEQLRSSVRWTDSIRYLIRQGGMEFEELGPGSVLTKIIAKIKVEAPAAQQKVSVSAGMTNSIESKEEDTEGQAAFKQKIDTAYQQTADWNQAYAIGTKVRCKGYEDVLITRTKAMVLFGHRAAVYMEGYNGYFALEELRAL; translated from the coding sequence ATGAAAACCTATGTATTCCCAGGACAAGGCTCGCAAGCGAAAGGCATGGGAGAAGGTCTCTTCGAAGCATTCCCTGATTTGGTCGAGAAAGCCGATGCAATTCTAGGTTATTCGATCAGAACACTTTGTCTCGACAATCCCGAAGGAAAGCTTCGTTTCACACAATATACGCAACCTGCCTTATATGTAGTCAATGCACTGTCGTACTTGAAAAAAATTAGAGATGGAAACCCGAAGCCGGATTTTCTGGCCGGGCATAGCTTGGGTGAGTACAATGCCGTTTTGGCGGCGGGTGGTTTCGATTTCGAAACAGGCCTAAAGCTGGTGAAAAAAAGAGGGGAATTGATGAGCCGGGCCTCCGGTGGTGCAATGGCTGCTGTAGTTGGCCTCACCGAAGATCAAATAAAAGCGGTACTAGTAAACAACAAATTGACGGAAATTGATATTGCGAATTTGAATACAACGACGCAAATTGTCATCTCAGGACACAAGGACGATATCGATCGTGCAAAGCCATATTTTGAAAGAGAAGGCGCTGATTATATCCCGCTGAATGTTAGCGCGGCATTCCACTCCCGCCACATGCAGGAAGCAAAGGATGAGTTTGAACAGTACCTGAAAGAGTTCTCCTATTCAGAGCTTACGATTCCCGTTATTTCGAATGTGACCGCGAGACCTTATAATCCTGCCGAAATCGTACCCAATTTGGCTGAACAACTGCGTTCATCCGTCAGATGGACGGATAGCATACGGTACTTGATTCGCCAAGGGGGCATGGAGTTTGAAGAACTTGGTCCGGGGAGTGTGCTTACTAAAATTATTGCAAAGATTAAAGTGGAAGCTCCGGCCGCTCAGCAGAAGGTTTCTGTCAGTGCGGGAATGACGAACTCCATAGAGAGCAAGGAAGAGGATACAGAAGGCCAAGCTGCATTCAAACAAAAGATCGATACCGCTTATCAGCAAACGGCGGACTGGAATCAAGCCTATGCAATCGGAACGAAGGTACGGTGCAAAGGGTATGAGGATGTTTTGATAACAAGAACTAAAGCAATGGTGCTGTTTGGCCACAGGGCAGCCGTGTACATGGAAGGCTATAACGGCTATTTTGCTTTAGAGGAGTTAAGGGCTCTCTAA
- a CDS encoding MBL fold metallo-hydrolase, with product MISTTDYGYKIDILRTSSSEFINYCYLISDPISREAFIVDPAWELDTIVRRIDELDVQLRAVLLTHSHYDHVHFADPLVERFECNVHMSKTEIDYYQFKCDNLHALQHLDRIDIGEMQITCLETPGHTAGGMCFYLPSTLFTGDTIFTEGCGACHFSGGSAEQMYDSIQLIKNGLPNSTRIYPGHSYGLSPGHTIEELVQNNIYFQLDQKEQFVSFRMRRNQKRLFDFK from the coding sequence ATGATATCGACAACCGACTATGGCTATAAAATAGATATATTGCGAACCAGCTCTTCGGAATTCATTAATTATTGCTACCTCATTTCGGACCCTATATCGAGAGAAGCTTTTATCGTTGATCCTGCCTGGGAACTGGATACCATTGTACGCAGAATTGATGAGCTTGACGTCCAGCTTCGGGCTGTTCTACTGACCCACTCGCATTATGATCATGTTCATTTCGCCGACCCGCTAGTTGAAAGGTTTGAATGCAACGTACATATGTCAAAGACCGAAATTGATTACTATCAATTCAAGTGCGATAATTTGCATGCCTTGCAGCACCTCGATCGAATTGACATAGGAGAGATGCAAATCACGTGTTTAGAGACTCCAGGTCATACGGCTGGAGGGATGTGTTTCTATCTACCTTCTACCCTATTCACGGGAGATACGATATTCACAGAAGGTTGCGGGGCATGTCATTTTAGTGGAGGATCTGCTGAGCAAATGTATGACAGCATCCAGTTGATCAAGAACGGGCTTCCTAATTCTACACGTATATATCCTGGCCATTCATATGGTCTTTCTCCCGGACATACGATCGAGGAGTTGGTGCAAAACAATATCTATTTCCAATTGGATCAGAAAGAGCAGTTTGTAAGCTTTAGAATGCGAAGAAATCAGAAGCGTTTATTTGATTTCAAATGA